Proteins co-encoded in one Pseudophryne corroboree isolate aPseCor3 chromosome 1, aPseCor3.hap2, whole genome shotgun sequence genomic window:
- the SMIM20 gene encoding small integral membrane protein 20 — MSQSSSRRVVLIFGGFVAAVAAAFYPIYYHPLEHIEDYKKEQTVNRAGVIQENVQPPGLKVWSDPFSRK, encoded by the exons ATGTCCCAAAGCAGCAGCAGGAGGGTGGTGCTGATATTTGGGGGGTTTGTTGCTGCAGTAGCCGCAGCCTTCTACCCCATCTACTATCACCCACTGGAGCACATAGAGGACTACA AGAAAGAACAAACTGTAAACAGAGCAGGTGTCATACAGGAAAATGTACAGCCCCCAG GCTTAAAAGTGTGGAGCGACCCCTTCTCCAGAAAGTAA